The Puniceicoccus vermicola DNA window ATGCTATTGGCGATACGAATATGGGAGCTAGATGAATTAAAAATACTACTGCCAGAACCCTCGGCACGGTTCCCCGTGAGTGTGCAATGAATGAGCTCGGTCAGACCTACATTGCTATTTTTTATGGCACCGCCATCGAAGTTCGTAACATTACCCCGAATAATGCAATTAATAAGGCGCACGCGCACATCTTCATCATTTGAAAAGACACGCACGCCCGATCCAGATTGAATCCCCGAATGAGTGATCACAAGCCCATCGACTACCGAACTGCCGGAAATGTAAAGCGACTCAACATTATCTGCCGAACCTTTGATCACTGCCTGACCGTTTTGCGACCCCAATTCCCCTAGTATCAGGATTTTCCTATCACCCGTGCTCAGACCGTATTCTTCGTAAATACCTGCGGCAATGTGGACAATAGCAAAATCACCACCAACCGAACCCATATTCACCGCATCCAAGGCCGCGCGAAGTGTGGAGAAAACGAGATCAGAGCTCGAATCCCCACCAGTCAATGGATTGACTGAAACCACCGGTGGCGCGTCAAGAACCAGATGGTCCGGGTCCGGGTCGGTTCCAAATACAGTTACCTGGAAACCATGAACATATTCCCAAGCATTCGGGTATCGATCACCATCAACATCCTCAAACGCGTCTGATCCGTCTGTCGGATTGAGACCGTTTAAACCCTCCCAGGCATCGGGCATCCCATCCAGATCCGTATCCACTGAATACAGATCCGTCACATAGCCGTCCGTATCGCCGTGAGTGCCATCGCCATACAACTCGTCACCATCGAGAAGTCCATCACCGTCAATATCAGGATCTGTAATCGGTGTGTTAAGAATATACTCTTCACCATTCGACAGTCCATCAGAGTCATCGTCATCGTCGAAATCACCGACAATCCCCAATGCCTCAATCCAATCAGGCAACCCGTCGGCATCCGCAGTGCCGTTCGAATCCGTGTACTCATCCGCGCCAATATCCGCATCCGAAGCCGACAGTGGGTAAGCCTCGCCATCGATATCCCGCAGGACCGTGCTAGCTGCCACTTTATCGATAGCCGGTGAATTATATTGAAGGTGTCCATCCTTGGTCAAGAGTGGATCAGTCTGAGCCGGAGACAGAATGAGATGATTGACCTGAAGATTGCCGGTCGCATCGGGGGTCGGGGTCAAGCAGCCCGTAAAAACGGTGGCCAGGTCCAATCCGGTAGCCAAATAAATATGACCGGTCCAATCCGGAACATCCTTGGGATTCCAGATAAGCGTGTTTGTATAATCATACTGGTAACTTGAATTAGTGAAATAGACGCCATCATAATTACCCTCGGCGATATTGTTTGCGATCGTCGACTGAATCACAGTCTGATCGCCTGCGCGCACGAAAATACCCCCCCCATCGTCACCAGCGGTATTCTCCATAATAACGCTACGCGTCAACCTAAGATCTCCGCTATGTTGATAAATACCAGCACCATCATCATCACAGGTATTCCGATGAATATACGTGTTATCGACGGTCAAAGTCGCTCCCGAGAGGTGAATCCCGCCACCATCGTTATAAATGCTGTCGCCCCATCCATTATCTCGTATGATGCAGTCTTTAACCACGACGCGATGCTCCGCCGAGCCTGAAACCTTAAAGCCCTGCCGGCTGTCGCTCAGCGTGAAACCATTCAGAACAGCACTGGTATCATCAATAAGAACCGCTTCGGAGGATGCGGAATAAATGCTTGTCACTTTGGCGCTATTGCGAGACAGAACCAACATAGGAGCGTTCGCAGAAACCTTTCCCTCGTAATCCCCGGGGAGCACTTCGATGATCGAATAGTTGTAATCATCTGCGACACCTTCGGCATCGGCAATGTTCGTGAAGCTATTGCCGGAGTTTTCCGCCAGTGTTTCGTCAACGAGGAAATAAGCGAAGTCGCCATATGATGGATAAGCGGGCTTCTCGCCAGGACCAACCGAATCAGGATCCGCATTTTCAGGATCGGTACCGAAGTAGATCTCGAATACATTCGGATACCGGTCACCATCTTCGTCCTCAAACGCGTCTTCTGGATTATTGGGATCGAGAAAAGCATAGTAAAATTCGATGGAATCGGGGATGCCGTCCGAATCCGTATCAAGATCCGGATTCAGCGGATCATTCGGCACTAGGCCGAGTCGGTATTCATCCACATTATTGAAAACATCGCCACCGCTACTGTCATCATTCGCGGTCGGTGATGTGACTCCATACTCCGCTTCCCACCAGTCGGGCATACCATCCCCGTCCTCATCCACGCGCCCAAGATACATTCTGAATCGAAAAAATACAAATCCTGAAAGGAGCGGGTCGTCACTATACTGAAGCTCATTAACTACGTGATTATTTCCTACAATCACATGATCATAATGCCAATTTACGAGATCCGTGCTGTATTCGGGAATATAGATTATATCTTCTACTGCAAAGAAGTTTGCATAGTAGACTCCCGGGTCCGAACCAAAAAGAACGTGTCGACCAAATACAATCTGCGTCTGGTCAATATTAATTGCATAAGCATCCGGAAAATTCCCGGAGAGAAACTCGGTCAAATTACTGAGACCATCGCCATCAGGATCATCATTGGGACCAGTCACGTCGTTATCCGCGGTTGAAGTGGCGTTCAAACTATAATGATATTCAAACATATCTTCCATCGTATCCCCGTCAGTATCGGGATTACTTGGATTGCAGGAATTCTCATACTCAAGCAGATTGTTCATTCCATCGCGGTCTGGATCATCGTCGGGACTATACCGTAAATCTCCAAACCAGTAGTTTTCCCAGTAGTCGGGTAAACCGTCTCCGTCGGCATCTTCTGCCGTCAAAGGGAGTAGATTCCATGAGAACAGCAACTTGAGTTGACCGATGTTCGCTATCGAAGAATTTGCTGGGGTGACATTATCCAGCCATGGGTAAGACGGAGCGTTGTCCCCAGTCTCTTCATCCAAAATCAGACCAGAAGGCCAACCCGCGCTTCCCATTGTAAAGCCGATAGCGGCAAAGCGATCAAAGAACTTGGCGCTGATGTATTTGAGCTGCCCGAGATTCGCGACTCCGTAGTCGTCTGGGTCGGCAATGCCGAAGGCATCGACCATGGCATTGATTTCAGGACCGGCACCGCCGACAGGCGCAAGTGCCGCCTCCAATTCGTCGCGGGCCTTTGCGGCGATGTATTTTAGCTGGCCGACCGTTGCGGGTGCGTGATCCTCGGGAGGCGTCCCGTGTTCGTAGAGATCCTGCAAAGATCCTTCCGATGAGATCCCCCACCATGAGGGATATTCCGGTCGTTGAAAGTCGTCATCAGCTGCGAGTTCCAAGATTTCACCTTCGGTCAGGATTCGATCATAGAGACGAACTTCGGCCAACTTCGAGTTTGTCGCCCTGCCGGAATAATCGGCGCCAATTTTGAAATTCGAGCCGCCTGTCGTCTGGATCCCGCTCGTATCCTCTCTGCTCAATTGGCCATTGATGTACCAGCGAAAATGGCCCTCTTCGCCCTCATTGTGTGCATCAAAGGTCCATGCGACATGATACCACACTCCTTCTCCTCGGACGGCCTCCCGTTCCGAACGTGGCCAGTAGTTTCCAGTCGAAGAATTGCCGTGTTCCGTGCTTTTCACCATCGTCCCGATCTGATTTCCACCGAGCTTACGATTCACGTAGGACAAGCCCGGAGAATGTCCCAGAATCCCCTGCCACCCGGGAGCTTGAGTGAGACTCAAACGGTCATCGAACATGACCCAGACCGATCCCGAGGTCTGAAAGTCAGTCTCATATGGCCCAGGATAATAGGGAGCGAGGGAGCCCGTTTGCACATGCCCAAAATTCACTTCGCCGCGAGCTGTCTGCAGGACCTGCCGATCGGCCCCTTTTGGCTCGTCGACAAAGGAAGCCCCTTCCAAAACTGTTCCGTCGAAGCCATTTCCCGAATGATCGAGCGCATCTCCGTCCAAAGGCCAATACCCAATCAAGCCATCGTCGATCCCACCGTAAGCGATCGTAAGCAGGATTCCCAGATGTAGGAATATGGAGGGGATGAGGATTCTCACGTAACGAAACGGTTAGCGGGGAACTTTTGGGTCTGATTCAAGTGTATGACCAGTAATCATTGTCCGAACATCGGAATGTCCCCTTGGGCCTCAGAGAGGAGGACGGCGCCCGACGCATTGACGCTCAACTTAACGTCCGAAGTCCCCGGAACGACCAGTTCGGACGCGGCAATGGCGGTTCCCCCGTCCCCCTGAGTCAAAGATTTCCATTCGGTGCCGTCGTAGCCTTCAAAATCAGTAGCACTTGAATCAAACCGTATTGCTCCTGGCGAAGGTGTCGCAGTTTGAAAATTGTCATAATCACCAACTAGTAATGCTCCATTAATTTGAACTGTTTCATCCAGTTCGCTCGGATAGCTCAAATGGTGCCCTAGAGCGATCCTTCCATCCCTCAGAATAGTTAAAGCATTAGATTTCCCCCACGGATCAATACCATTTCCCACCTCAAATAGAGGTTCAGAACCGGGCACTATTGGAAGACTAATATTAAAAGCCCCAAATGCACTACTAAAAGCGGTATTGGCCGTAGTTCCCACCCCGAATGCTGCGGACCCATAACCCCGGGATTGGCTTCCGTCACCGAAAGCAACTGAAAACTGCCCGATTTCCTCCATATCCGTCCCCCCATAGAAAGCATCTGCACTTCCGGCCCGGAACGCGCTCTTTTCAGGCAACCACATCAATCGAGAGCCGTTTCCTTCAGGATGCATGCCCTCTGAACTAAATTTATCTCCGTAACCTGCCCAAATAACCCCATTGCTTTCCACCTTGAACGAAGCCTTCACAGCTGGCGAAACGACCGAGTCATCAAGATTAACTGTTAGCTCATCGTCAGCCGAAAGGTCCCCATCGGAGGAGCCCGCAGCTTCGACGGCGAGGTCGCCCTCGATCGTCAAGGAGTCGGCGGCAACGGTCCAAAATGGAAACAGTGAAGCTAAAAACAATTTATAGAATGAATGATACTTCATAGGTTTCATGATGGTTCAATTGTTGTGGCTTGGTTGGAAATTTTTGCGAAGTCGCGCTTTCGAAAAACGACTCTCATTTCATTTTGAATAATCGATTCCTAACGTAAAACGACATTACCAGACGGGCGAAGAATTACGTCTTTTTCAGCCGAATTCAGAGTAGATTCGTCATATGTACCTTCGCGAATGAGAATTCGGGAACCGTGCGCAGCAACGAAAAGACCGCCCGCAAGAGATTGCTTCGGTCCGTCACCGGTTCTTGGCAATCCAGGGATTGCGCTGAGGCCATTGTAGGCGGAGTCATCTCCCGTGGTTTGGTCGACGTAATACTGGACATCGGCGTCGGCGAGAAAGGGCAATTTGCCTTGGGCATATTCCTGGGAATTATCGAGCCCGTCCCCGTCCGGATCAGCGGTGGCATCGACGTCCTCAATGGAATTCAGCGAGTCGTTCGGATCGGCATCGACGATCAACTGTTCGTATCCGTCGTCGAAGACATCGAAATCCCGGTCGGCGAAGGGGTAGATCGCGACGGCGTCTACACGTGATGGAGTGTCCGACTGTTCGGTGATCCGAAATTTCCGGAACTGAGTTTGAGGACTGGCAAACGTGACATTCGCGACCAGAGTGGTTTCCTCCAACCAGACCGCATAGGTGCCGCCAACATAATCGAGTTCAAGTGAGACCGGCTGCCATTGAGCAGGATCCACCGGCGTGTGGGAGGCAGACATCCAAGTGGATGTGCTTCCGTCGAAATAGCGCAAGAGGCCGTCTGCCCCGAAATAGAACGCGGCTGCGGAGTCGGCGGCGATTTCCGGTTCGAGGTTTTCGTACCCTTGAGGCTTCAGCATAAGGCGTAGGGTCACGACATCCCGCCCGACTGCCTGAAAGTGTCGCTCCACGGCCACAGGGTCCTCTTCCGATCCCGTGAGCAAAAGACTTTGGGCCCCTTCAGCGGATTCGGTCGCATCGGGTGTCGCGGAGGATTCGGCGAGAGAGAGAACCCATTGGTTCTTTCCATGAAGGGTTTCTCCCGTGGGGTATGCCTCAAATCCGTCGAAAAACGG harbors:
- a CDS encoding LamG-like jellyroll fold domain-containing protein; this encodes MRILIPSIFLHLGILLTIAYGGIDDGLIGYWPLDGDALDHSGNGFDGTVLEGASFVDEPKGADRQVLQTARGEVNFGHVQTGSLAPYYPGPYETDFQTSGSVWVMFDDRLSLTQAPGWQGILGHSPGLSYVNRKLGGNQIGTMVKSTEHGNSSTGNYWPRSEREAVRGEGVWYHVAWTFDAHNEGEEGHFRWYINGQLSREDTSGIQTTGGSNFKIGADYSGRATNSKLAEVRLYDRILTEGEILELAADDDFQRPEYPSWWGISSEGSLQDLYEHGTPPEDHAPATVGQLKYIAAKARDELEAALAPVGGAGPEINAMVDAFGIADPDDYGVANLGQLKYISAKFFDRFAAIGFTMGSAGWPSGLILDEETGDNAPSYPWLDNVTPANSSIANIGQLKLLFSWNLLPLTAEDADGDGLPDYWENYWFGDLRYSPDDDPDRDGMNNLLEYENSCNPSNPDTDGDTMEDMFEYHYSLNATSTADNDVTGPNDDPDGDGLSNLTEFLSGNFPDAYAINIDQTQIVFGRHVLFGSDPGVYYANFFAVEDIIYIPEYSTDLVNWHYDHVIVGNNHVVNELQYSDDPLLSGFVFFRFRMYLGRVDEDGDGMPDWWEAEYGVTSPTANDDSSGGDVFNNVDEYRLGLVPNDPLNPDLDTDSDGIPDSIEFYYAFLDPNNPEDAFEDEDGDRYPNVFEIYFGTDPENADPDSVGPGEKPAYPSYGDFAYFLVDETLAENSGNSFTNIADAEGVADDYNYSIIEVLPGDYEGKVSANAPMLVLSRNSAKVTSIYSASSEAVLIDDTSAVLNGFTLSDSRQGFKVSGSAEHRVVVKDCIIRDNGWGDSIYNDGGGIHLSGATLTVDNTYIHRNTCDDDGAGIYQHSGDLRLTRSVIMENTAGDDGGGIFVRAGDQTVIQSTIANNIAEGNYDGVYFTNSSYQYDYTNTLIWNPKDVPDWTGHIYLATGLDLATVFTGCLTPTPDATGNLQVNHLILSPAQTDPLLTKDGHLQYNSPAIDKVAASTVLRDIDGEAYPLSASDADIGADEYTDSNGTADADGLPDWIEALGIVGDFDDDDDSDGLSNGEEYILNTPITDPDIDGDGLLDGDELYGDGTHGDTDGYVTDLYSVDTDLDGMPDAWEGLNGLNPTDGSDAFEDVDGDRYPNAWEYVHGFQVTVFGTDPDPDHLVLDAPPVVSVNPLTGGDSSSDLVFSTLRAALDAVNMGSVGGDFAIVHIAAGIYEEYGLSTGDRKILILGELGSQNGQAVIKGSADNVESLYISGSSVVDGLVITHSGIQSGSGVRVFSNDEDVRVRLINCIIRGNVTNFDGGAIKNSNVGLTELIHCTLTGNRAEGSGSSIFNSSSSHIRIANSILWDQVDLSGNDGNLANESIYDDNSSGGAVVVNSIVRGGDFSGINEDPVLTAEGWLRSDPASSAIDPLGVNLEPSVSLLDLNGEVRGSVGAPDLGADEFINTDGTLDDTLPDWFELRYGGVVDSILDDDGHADADMLTNFEEYMVGTDPADPDTDGDTLLDDDELSDQAADGDTDGLVTDPLNPDDDFDGMPTLWEIQKNISGGIDASVDLLDYSINDAHLNNDGDLDHNGILENPGDTLTNLEEYQAGTHPLKVDTDGDQMPDSWELAYGLRPSEDDADLSADSDALTNLQEYNYGTAPDKADTDNDYIDDDVEIAQGSDPLDPASLGDHVNLPVLFDFEKEALASLNGQNGWEAVGATVIKDVGDAGNQLVQLTDDDNLNHLLHPIAPSNSGREVFINFDAKLQLGETFDPTALADTAKATILLTLDASGRLMVYDGVGEVWIADTHTGITYADTWHHYEIKLNTFNANWSLLVDGATVFQSIPARDAESYTYYFWSFYYQGLPISAGPPVLIDNLTLSYDADTDFNREFMLPLSESFIGYSNSNLILASENVGWDLTGVGAAATINTQAPPFTDFDEDGFSLELSAGSGATILSHGFEPQSGYVTARFAVRPVLLSPAEAPLTPSTEAPIDFYVDAGGTLFVGDGSVWSQIAGLEFVESEWYVMTIVYNVAAQTWRLGVNDQTVATDLAFSVLRPQLNAFKLIHHSNTALVFDALTVAQGAPPLIAWNGISAYGTLPTGQSYYKTSEGLRLAVTAIDMDTEDDLLVEFFDLDATDPSVPISTDPYGSSTAEYTDEYYLPAIEGGHRIYAVATDTDGFFVESPVQTIHVSADSDGDGLPDRWETDQGWNTATYDGTSNPDGDAYDNNAELLNGSDPTDYYNVGHPIHEVIPQILVMDGDSQTVTGPASQTITILLTDQAGDPLGAAPFTLDSEIVGLLFDWDADPSDGAKPLSGITEPNGTETFTFQP